A genomic window from Cyprinus carpio isolate SPL01 chromosome B9, ASM1834038v1, whole genome shotgun sequence includes:
- the LOC109113719 gene encoding thymosin beta-11, protein MSDKPNLEEVTSFDKTKLKKTETQEKNPLPSKETIEQEKQAGSS, encoded by the exons ATGTCTGACAAGCCAAATCTCGAGGAGGTGACCAGCTTTGACAAAACCAAGCTGAAGAAAACAGAAACTCAGGAGAAGAATCCTTTGCCGTCTAAAGAAA CCATCGAACAGGAGAAGCAGGCGGGTTCATCATGA